One stretch of Halococcus hamelinensis 100A6 DNA includes these proteins:
- a CDS encoding glycoside hydrolase family 2 TIM barrel-domain containing protein has product MVADWLDPAVIGRNRIDPHVPVVPYADATTAVVRDRTASPWFRSLNGFWNFSLVETPADTPDGFHDPDFDDGDWDELRVPRNWQTAGHGEPHYTNVVYPFPVDPPNVPTENPTGLYRRSFTIPEGWSERRIRLRFDGVDSAFHVWVNGERVGYSEGSRLPSEFDITESVSPGENSLAVRVYKWSNGSYLEDQDMWWLSGIFRDVSLSAKPTVQVRDVDIRTEPDDEFEDWTLRGVADVSNVGETRSSARVTAALRDEDGLELGVDFSETTVALDPGATEEVRFEAVVEEPGRWTAETPARYHLTLTVVEGDSSIVVSQPVGFRDVAIEDGRLLVNGEAITVRGVNRHDFHPDWGRTVPVSVMREDIELMKRHNVNAVRTAHYPNDPRFYDLCDEYGLYVLDETDLECHGLEKVGSTPHLSDDPTWEATYVDRMVRMIERDKNHPSVIVWSLGNESGFGVNHERMAEATRERDPTRPIHYEPDEDQRVSDIIGPMYPPFDQLDAWAADDLDHPVILCEYAHAMGNGPGNLREFWDRFDEHDQLQGGFVWDWIDQGLRQRTDDGTERFAYGGDFGDEPNDGNFNVNGLVLPDREPSPGLVEYKKVIEPVVLRDAGRRFGEIVVENRYDFRSLDGLDASWSLRADGVETQDGSLPLPTVGPGEEATVEVPVAPDRLDADAENVLTIEVSLAHGTRWAKRGHTVATGQFELPGSDLGTRSLPGPSRETRGALTCDATDRGIVVSNPAFELVFDDTFGRIDSFRYRGRDLIDRGPTVGFWRAPTDNDRGLPLARTFLSRMTRRQETGTRVEASDVRTVGFEQLWREARLDELGFRADEVACESTDGERVVVDVVGRIAPPIYDHGFAVEQSYTIERDGSVSVETAIEPEGDLSMLPSLPRVGLDLALDGSLDRATWYGRGPGESYVDSKEAALLGRYSRPVSELHTPYVRPQENGNRTDTRWVAFADRRGVGLRVIGNESFDFSAHHYDTTDLTAADHDHELPRREAVSVSLDHDHCGLGTGSCGPATLLEYRIEPQPFAFRFDLQPFDLGGDDPLERL; this is encoded by the coding sequence ATGGTTGCTGACTGGCTGGATCCGGCGGTCATCGGTCGGAATCGGATCGACCCCCACGTACCCGTGGTGCCGTACGCCGACGCGACGACGGCGGTCGTGAGGGATCGAACCGCCTCGCCCTGGTTCCGCTCGCTGAACGGTTTCTGGAACTTCTCGCTGGTCGAAACCCCGGCCGACACACCCGATGGGTTTCACGACCCGGACTTCGACGACGGCGACTGGGACGAGCTGCGGGTTCCCCGGAACTGGCAGACGGCGGGCCACGGCGAGCCACACTACACCAACGTCGTCTATCCGTTCCCGGTCGACCCGCCGAACGTCCCGACCGAGAACCCGACCGGGCTGTACCGCCGGTCGTTCACGATCCCGGAGGGCTGGAGCGAGCGGCGGATCCGGCTTCGGTTCGACGGCGTCGACTCCGCGTTTCACGTCTGGGTGAACGGCGAGCGGGTCGGTTACAGCGAGGGGAGTCGCCTCCCCTCCGAGTTCGACATCACCGAGTCGGTCTCGCCGGGCGAGAACAGCCTCGCGGTCCGGGTCTACAAGTGGTCCAACGGCAGCTATCTCGAGGACCAGGACATGTGGTGGCTGAGCGGCATCTTCCGGGACGTCTCCCTGTCCGCGAAGCCGACGGTCCAGGTTCGCGACGTGGACATCCGTACGGAACCCGACGACGAGTTCGAGGACTGGACGCTTCGAGGCGTCGCCGACGTGAGCAACGTCGGCGAGACGAGATCGAGCGCACGGGTCACGGCGGCCCTTCGGGACGAGGACGGGTTGGAGCTCGGGGTCGATTTCTCGGAGACGACCGTCGCGCTCGACCCCGGCGCGACCGAGGAGGTTCGCTTCGAAGCGGTCGTCGAGGAGCCCGGCCGCTGGACGGCGGAGACCCCCGCCCGATACCACCTCACGCTGACCGTGGTGGAGGGTGATTCCTCGATCGTCGTGAGCCAACCCGTCGGGTTTCGGGACGTGGCGATCGAGGACGGTCGGCTCCTCGTCAACGGCGAAGCGATAACCGTCCGTGGGGTCAACCGACACGACTTCCACCCCGACTGGGGCCGTACCGTCCCCGTCTCCGTGATGCGGGAGGACATCGAGCTGATGAAGCGCCACAACGTCAACGCCGTCCGGACGGCCCACTACCCCAACGACCCGCGGTTCTACGACCTCTGTGACGAGTACGGGCTCTACGTCCTCGACGAGACGGATCTAGAGTGTCACGGGCTGGAGAAGGTGGGCTCGACGCCCCACCTCAGCGACGACCCGACCTGGGAGGCGACCTACGTCGACCGGATGGTGCGGATGATCGAGCGCGACAAGAACCACCCGAGCGTCATCGTCTGGTCGCTCGGGAACGAGTCCGGGTTCGGGGTCAACCACGAACGGATGGCGGAAGCGACCCGCGAGCGCGACCCGACGCGTCCGATCCACTACGAACCCGACGAGGACCAGCGGGTATCGGACATCATCGGGCCGATGTATCCCCCCTTCGACCAGCTCGACGCGTGGGCGGCCGACGACCTCGACCACCCCGTCATCCTCTGTGAGTACGCCCACGCGATGGGGAACGGACCGGGGAACCTCCGCGAGTTCTGGGACCGCTTCGACGAACACGACCAGCTCCAGGGCGGGTTCGTCTGGGACTGGATCGACCAGGGGCTCCGACAGCGCACCGACGACGGAACCGAACGGTTCGCGTACGGTGGTGACTTCGGCGACGAACCCAACGACGGGAACTTCAACGTCAACGGCCTCGTCCTCCCGGACCGCGAACCGTCGCCGGGGCTCGTCGAGTACAAGAAGGTGATCGAACCGGTCGTCCTCCGCGACGCGGGCCGCCGGTTTGGGGAGATAGTCGTCGAGAACCGGTACGATTTCCGCTCGCTCGACGGCCTCGACGCGTCGTGGTCCCTGCGCGCCGACGGGGTCGAGACCCAGGACGGCTCCCTCCCGCTTCCGACGGTCGGCCCCGGCGAGGAGGCGACGGTCGAGGTTCCGGTCGCACCCGACCGCCTCGATGCGGACGCCGAGAACGTCCTCACCATCGAGGTATCGCTCGCACACGGGACGCGGTGGGCGAAGCGGGGCCACACGGTCGCGACCGGGCAGTTCGAACTCCCGGGCAGCGACCTCGGGACGCGGTCCCTTCCGGGACCGAGCCGCGAGACGCGGGGCGCGCTCACCTGCGACGCCACCGACCGGGGGATCGTCGTCTCGAACCCCGCCTTCGAACTCGTCTTCGACGACACGTTCGGCCGTATCGACTCGTTTCGCTACCGTGGTCGTGATCTAATCGACCGGGGTCCGACGGTCGGGTTCTGGCGGGCCCCGACGGACAACGACCGCGGCCTGCCGCTCGCCCGGACCTTTCTCTCCCGGATGACGAGGAGGCAGGAGACGGGGACGAGGGTCGAGGCGTCGGACGTGCGAACCGTGGGCTTCGAACAGCTCTGGCGCGAAGCGCGGCTCGACGAACTCGGGTTCCGCGCCGACGAGGTCGCCTGTGAGTCGACGGACGGCGAACGGGTCGTCGTCGACGTCGTCGGCCGTATCGCGCCGCCGATCTACGACCACGGGTTCGCCGTCGAACAGTCCTACACCATCGAACGCGACGGCTCCGTCTCGGTCGAGACGGCCATCGAGCCCGAAGGCGACCTCTCGATGCTCCCCTCGTTACCTCGTGTGGGGCTCGACCTCGCGCTCGACGGGAGCCTCGACCGAGCCACCTGGTACGGGCGCGGGCCGGGCGAGTCCTACGTCGACAGCAAGGAAGCGGCGCTGCTCGGCCGGTACAGCCGACCCGTCTCGGAGCTTCACACCCCGTACGTCCGGCCACAGGAGAACGGCAACCGGACCGACACGAGGTGGGTGGCGTTCGCCGACCGACGTGGCGTCGGCCTACGGGTTATAGGGAACGAGTCGTTCGACTTCAGTGCCCACCACTACGACACGACCGACCTGACGGCGGCGGACCACGACCACGAACTCCCGCGTCGGGAGGCGGTCTCCGTCTCGCTCGACCACGACCACTGCGGGCTCGGGACCGGCAGCTGTGGGCCGGCGACGCTTCTGGAGTACCGTATCGAGCCCCAGCCGTTCGCGTTTCGATTCGACCTCCAGCCGTTCGACCTCGGTGGCGACGACCCGCTCGAACGGCTGTAG
- a CDS encoding lysylphosphatidylglycerol synthase transmembrane domain-containing protein: MVESGRLRTTALGFLGAVAAFAVAIWVIGPHEIYGALVMSQPTILVAIVGVAACWLTAWGLSLRTVLDALDAPVPASTAVLVFASATFANNVTPFGQAGGEPVSALLISRASDREYETGLAAIASVDALNFVPSIGLALVGLGYFATTITFGTDLTLAAGAVVAFAAVLVVGAVLGWRYRYRIEHGVVATLAPLVRRTAEALPRVSPPEPDALEARIEEFFAAVERVATSPRKLALALLFSTIGWVGLATSLWLSLYALGYTVPLAVVLVAIPAGAMASITPLPGGLGGVAAVLGALVDGTTVGISVATIAAAVLIHRGATYVLPTMVGGGVAAVLVDQ, translated from the coding sequence ATGGTCGAGAGTGGACGGCTTCGGACCACGGCGCTCGGTTTCCTCGGTGCCGTGGCCGCGTTCGCCGTCGCGATCTGGGTCATCGGCCCACACGAGATCTACGGCGCGCTCGTCATGAGCCAGCCGACGATCCTCGTTGCGATCGTCGGCGTCGCGGCGTGCTGGCTCACGGCGTGGGGGCTCTCGCTGCGAACCGTGCTGGACGCGCTCGATGCACCCGTTCCCGCCTCGACGGCCGTGCTGGTCTTCGCCAGCGCCACGTTCGCCAACAACGTCACCCCGTTCGGCCAGGCCGGCGGCGAACCCGTGAGCGCGCTGCTCATCTCGCGGGCCTCCGACCGGGAGTACGAGACCGGCCTCGCCGCGATCGCGAGCGTCGACGCCCTCAACTTCGTCCCCTCGATCGGGCTCGCGCTGGTCGGTTTGGGCTACTTCGCCACCACGATCACGTTCGGGACGGACCTCACGCTCGCCGCCGGTGCCGTGGTCGCGTTCGCGGCGGTGTTGGTCGTCGGTGCCGTTCTCGGGTGGCGATACCGCTACCGGATCGAGCACGGCGTCGTCGCGACGCTCGCGCCGCTGGTCCGGCGGACCGCCGAGGCCCTCCCACGCGTCTCCCCACCCGAGCCCGACGCGCTCGAAGCCCGCATCGAGGAGTTCTTCGCCGCCGTCGAGCGGGTCGCGACGAGCCCACGGAAACTGGCGCTGGCGCTGCTCTTCTCGACGATCGGCTGGGTGGGGCTGGCGACGTCGCTGTGGCTCTCGCTCTACGCGCTGGGCTACACCGTCCCGTTGGCCGTCGTGCTGGTCGCGATCCCGGCGGGGGCGATGGCGAGTATCACCCCGCTGCCGGGTGGGCTCGGTGGCGTGGCCGCCGTTCTGGGGGCGCTCGTCGACGGGACCACGGTCGGTATCTCGGTCGCCACGATCGCCGCCGCCGTCCTCATCCATCGGGGGGCGACCTACGTTCTCCCGACGATGGTCGGCGGCGGCGTCGCGGCCGTGCTCGTCGACCAGTGA
- a CDS encoding S66 family peptidase, with amino-acid sequence MPEFVVPPPVEPGDSVAVLSPASNAPESARFVYELGLERMREAFDLEPVEYPTATADPEWLAKNPEVRAADVMDAFRDPEIAAVVANIGGHDQITVLPHLDGDVLRANPTRFYGWSDNTNLALFLWNEGVVSFYGGSTLTEYAMDGELFAYTEEYLGRALFEDSLGEWREATVFTDQAGDWDDPRSIETKREIEASDGRLWRGGEASVSGRIWGGNYSVLVEQFLAERYLPDEELLDGCILAIETSELVPDPAVVGANLRALGERGLLERFDGVLVGRAAARSHAVDNPPEWRADYRERQRNAIEEVFRNYNPDAPVVLDCEFGHTYPTCPLPIGAEIEVVPETRSLRFV; translated from the coding sequence ATGCCCGAGTTCGTCGTTCCGCCGCCGGTCGAACCCGGCGACAGCGTGGCCGTCCTCTCGCCGGCATCCAACGCGCCCGAGAGCGCCCGGTTCGTCTACGAGCTGGGTCTCGAACGCATGCGCGAGGCGTTCGACCTCGAACCGGTCGAGTACCCGACCGCCACCGCCGACCCGGAGTGGCTCGCGAAGAACCCCGAGGTCCGTGCCGCGGACGTCATGGACGCCTTCCGCGACCCCGAGATCGCGGCCGTCGTCGCGAACATCGGCGGTCACGACCAGATCACGGTTCTCCCTCATCTCGACGGCGACGTGCTCCGGGCGAACCCGACGCGGTTCTACGGCTGGTCGGACAACACGAATCTGGCGCTCTTCCTCTGGAACGAGGGTGTCGTCTCGTTCTACGGCGGCTCGACGCTGACCGAGTACGCGATGGACGGCGAGCTGTTCGCCTACACGGAGGAGTACCTCGGCCGCGCGCTCTTCGAGGACTCGCTCGGCGAGTGGCGCGAGGCGACGGTGTTCACGGACCAGGCCGGCGACTGGGACGACCCGCGTTCGATCGAGACGAAGCGCGAGATCGAGGCGTCGGACGGTCGCCTCTGGCGCGGCGGCGAGGCGTCCGTCTCGGGGCGGATCTGGGGCGGTAACTACTCGGTTCTCGTCGAACAGTTCCTCGCCGAGCGCTACCTGCCCGACGAGGAGCTACTGGACGGGTGTATCCTCGCGATCGAGACCAGCGAACTGGTTCCGGACCCGGCGGTCGTCGGTGCGAACCTCCGCGCGCTCGGCGAGCGCGGGCTGCTCGAACGGTTCGACGGGGTGCTCGTCGGTCGGGCGGCTGCCCGCTCCCACGCGGTGGACAACCCGCCGGAGTGGCGGGCGGACTACCGGGAGCGCCAGCGGAACGCTATCGAGGAGGTCTTCCGGAACTACAACCCGGACGCGCCGGTCGTCCTCGACTGCGAGTTCGGCCACACCTACCCGACGTGTCCGCTCCCGATCGGAGCCGAGATCGAGGTCGTCCCCGAGACACGGTCGCTCCGATTCGTGTAG
- a CDS encoding carbon-nitrogen family hydrolase — MEAHFTLRVIILPNAMAIDIALVQFEAESSPEENLATATRYIEWAAERGADLVLLPEVWNVGYFAFDDYREHAESIDGPTATRLADLADELGIHLHAGSIVEASGEALYNTSLLFDPSGERIGSYRKIHLFGYESEESRLLTPGERIEVVDTSIGTVGLTTCYDLRFPELYRALCDAGAELFLVTSAWPHRRLDHWTLFARTRAVEEQVFLAAANLTGRNRGVELAGNSLVVDPWGVPRTNAGTDEGVTLARIDLDAVERTRNEFPVLDDRRLDPSDE, encoded by the coding sequence ATGGAAGCCCATTTCACGCTGCGAGTGATAATCCTTCCCAACGCGATGGCGATAGACATAGCGCTCGTCCAGTTCGAGGCCGAATCGAGTCCGGAGGAGAACCTGGCCACGGCGACGCGGTACATCGAGTGGGCGGCCGAACGCGGTGCGGACCTGGTGTTGTTGCCCGAGGTCTGGAACGTCGGCTACTTCGCGTTCGACGACTATCGGGAGCACGCGGAATCCATCGACGGACCGACGGCCACGCGGCTCGCCGACCTCGCCGACGAGCTGGGGATCCACCTCCACGCCGGCAGCATCGTCGAAGCCAGCGGCGAAGCGCTCTACAACACCAGCCTCCTCTTCGATCCGAGCGGCGAGCGGATCGGGAGCTACCGCAAGATCCACCTCTTCGGCTACGAGTCGGAGGAGAGCCGGCTCCTCACGCCGGGCGAACGGATCGAGGTGGTCGACACCTCGATAGGCACCGTCGGGCTCACGACGTGCTACGACCTCCGATTCCCGGAGCTGTATCGGGCGCTGTGCGACGCCGGCGCGGAGCTCTTTCTCGTCACCTCGGCGTGGCCACACCGGCGGCTCGACCACTGGACGCTCTTCGCGCGAACGAGGGCCGTCGAGGAGCAGGTCTTCCTCGCGGCGGCCAACCTCACCGGCCGGAACCGCGGCGTCGAACTCGCCGGCAACAGCCTCGTGGTCGACCCGTGGGGCGTTCCGCGGACGAACGCGGGCACCGACGAGGGCGTCACGCTCGCGAGGATCGACCTCGACGCCGTCGAGCGGACCCGGAACGAGTTCCCCGTTCTGGACGACCGGCGGCTCGACCCGAGCGACGAGTAG